From Geomonas agri, one genomic window encodes:
- a CDS encoding hybrid sensor histidine kinase/response regulator, producing the protein MKEQEHRDFSPAAQLMAVEVIAELLVSSSPHELGAVLTEHLRELTGARTVIVLLHDETRSPGHELLNVSPQRRADLFTPEELDLFCYKSSPEQLPLTPDRLSEHHPLCAPLHRAGIRSMVRYRLVAAGETIGLLLLFDLQTLHRIEEVNQIIALLSAPIALALKNAIAFRVIEQQALALERRVEERTAELSEAQALLQVAIDSSPYPIMICDEDGRVLQLSAGWTRLSGYAMTEIPTLEHWALAAFRERNPATMLYLDGLFTTEMSVYNGEWDFRAKDGSTRTWDFQATPLGRVSRGKRVILIMATDVTERRRAEEEKARLEAQLLQAQKLESVGRLAGGVAHDFNNMLSVILGHANLALMDLPPGEPLRAGLEEIHKAAERSANLTRQLLAFARKQTISPKVLDLNDTVGRMLSMLQRLIGERVELVWRPGSSLWSVLIDPSQLDQILANLCVNARDSIEEIGRIVIETANSTLDGEHGGSAEVPPGDFVCVSVRDTGCGMEPEVLAHAFEPFFTTKETGAGTGLGLATVYGVVTQNGGWVNVESEVGRGTTVNVYLPRHEDAQEKECAPLPEPPAPEGEETVLLVEDESAILNIITMMLTKQGYHVLSSTSPKEAVELARNHTGKIDLLITDVIMPEMNGHELAGLLSAEIPDLKCLFISGYTADLIACHGVLEDSVHFIQKPFSSPELAAKMREVLC; encoded by the coding sequence GTGAAGGAGCAAGAACACCGGGACTTCTCGCCCGCAGCCCAGCTCATGGCCGTCGAGGTCATCGCCGAACTGCTCGTCTCGTCGTCCCCCCACGAGCTGGGGGCGGTGTTGACCGAGCATCTGCGCGAGCTGACCGGGGCAAGGACCGTGATCGTGCTTTTGCACGACGAGACGCGCTCTCCGGGGCACGAGCTTTTGAACGTAAGCCCGCAGCGCAGGGCGGACCTCTTCACCCCCGAGGAGCTGGATCTCTTCTGCTACAAGAGCTCTCCGGAGCAACTCCCGCTCACCCCGGACCGGTTGAGCGAGCACCATCCGCTTTGCGCCCCTTTGCACCGCGCCGGGATTCGCTCCATGGTGCGCTACCGCCTCGTGGCTGCGGGCGAGACCATCGGCCTGTTGCTCCTCTTCGACCTGCAGACGCTGCACCGCATCGAGGAGGTGAACCAGATCATCGCCCTGCTCTCAGCCCCGATAGCCCTCGCCCTGAAAAACGCCATCGCCTTCCGCGTAATAGAGCAGCAGGCGCTCGCCCTGGAACGACGGGTGGAGGAGCGGACCGCCGAACTGAGCGAGGCCCAGGCGCTTCTTCAGGTGGCCATCGACAGCTCCCCCTACCCCATTATGATCTGCGACGAGGACGGGCGGGTGCTGCAGTTGAGCGCCGGCTGGACCAGGCTCTCCGGCTATGCCATGACGGAGATCCCCACTCTTGAGCATTGGGCGCTGGCCGCCTTCCGGGAGCGTAACCCGGCCACGATGCTTTACCTTGACGGGCTCTTCACGACCGAGATGAGCGTGTACAACGGAGAGTGGGACTTCAGGGCAAAGGACGGCTCGACCCGCACCTGGGACTTCCAGGCCACGCCGCTTGGCAGGGTGAGCAGGGGGAAACGGGTCATTTTGATCATGGCCACGGACGTCACCGAGCGTAGGAGGGCCGAGGAGGAGAAGGCGCGGCTCGAGGCGCAGTTGCTCCAGGCGCAGAAGCTCGAATCGGTCGGGCGCCTGGCGGGTGGCGTCGCCCACGACTTCAACAACATGCTGAGCGTGATCCTCGGGCACGCGAACCTGGCGCTCATGGACCTCCCACCCGGGGAACCACTGAGGGCCGGGCTCGAAGAGATCCACAAGGCTGCGGAGCGTTCGGCGAACCTCACGCGCCAGCTCTTGGCCTTTGCCCGAAAGCAGACCATCTCCCCGAAGGTGCTGGATCTGAACGATACGGTCGGCCGCATGCTAAGCATGCTGCAAAGACTTATCGGAGAACGTGTCGAGCTGGTCTGGAGGCCGGGAAGCTCGCTCTGGAGCGTGCTGATCGACCCGTCGCAGCTGGACCAGATCCTTGCCAATCTCTGCGTCAATGCGCGCGACAGCATCGAGGAGATCGGGCGCATCGTCATCGAGACTGCTAACAGCACCCTCGACGGTGAACACGGCGGGAGCGCGGAGGTCCCTCCCGGCGACTTCGTGTGCGTGAGCGTCCGCGACACCGGCTGCGGCATGGAGCCCGAGGTCCTGGCCCACGCCTTCGAGCCCTTCTTCACCACCAAGGAGACGGGAGCGGGTACCGGCCTTGGGCTTGCCACCGTTTACGGCGTCGTCACGCAAAATGGCGGGTGGGTGAACGTGGAGAGCGAGGTGGGACGGGGTACCACCGTCAACGTTTATCTGCCGCGCCACGAGGACGCGCAGGAAAAGGAGTGCGCCCCACTCCCGGAGCCGCCCGCGCCGGAGGGGGAGGAAACTGTCCTGCTTGTCGAGGACGAAAGCGCCATCCTGAACATAATTACCATGATGCTCACCAAGCAGGGGTACCACGTGCTCTCCTCCACCTCGCCCAAAGAGGCAGTGGAGCTCGCCAGGAATCACACCGGCAAGATAGACCTTCTCATTACCGACGTCATCATGCCCGAGATGAACGGCCACGAGCTCGCCGGGCTCCTCTCAGCCGAGATCCCCGACCTGAAATGCCTCTTCATCTCCGGCTACACCGCGGATCTCATCGCTTGCCACGGTGTGCTGGAGGACTCGGTGCACTTCATCCAGAAACCCTTTTCCTCCCCTGAACTCGCCGCCAAGATGCGCGAAGTGCTGTGCTAG
- a CDS encoding MarR family winged helix-turn-helix transcriptional regulator, which yields MKQDAKSKLALNTYTKLMRGTESVTARVGRKMSDAGLTISQFGVLEALLHKGSMCQRDVASKILKSTGNITMVIDNLEKQGLVQRERSLEDRRYCTVLLTEKGRGLIEATFAEVEAAIVAEMGVLTDAEQETLGKLCKKLGLREG from the coding sequence ATGAAACAGGATGCCAAGTCAAAACTCGCGCTGAACACCTACACCAAGCTGATGCGCGGCACCGAGTCGGTGACCGCACGGGTGGGACGCAAGATGTCCGATGCCGGCCTCACCATCAGCCAGTTCGGCGTCCTGGAGGCCCTGCTGCACAAGGGCTCCATGTGCCAGCGCGACGTGGCGTCGAAGATTTTGAAAAGTACCGGTAACATCACCATGGTCATCGACAACCTGGAAAAGCAGGGGCTGGTGCAGCGCGAGCGCTCCCTGGAAGACCGCCGCTACTGCACCGTGCTGCTCACGGAGAAGGGACGCGGCCTGATCGAAGCCACCTTCGCCGAGGTCGAAGCGGCCATCGTCGCCGAGATGGGGGTGCTGACCGATGCAGAACAGGAAACCTTGGGCAAACTTTGCAAGAAACTCGGCTTACGGGAGGGATAG
- a CDS encoding DUF1638 domain-containing protein: protein MIRKTVWLACGVLRDELSRLHRDEMIGGELFFLDSMLHMAPPLLERTLREQLRQRCGACDRLVLVYGDCCAGMLDLAREFRAARTDSINCAQLLVGRKRYRELMREEAFLVLPEWAERWREVMEEALGPDAAAARELLKEHRSVLVYLDTGMVPVPVRQMEAFSAYSGLPWRSERVELDTLLTGLMDAEARAMTIMEGEKQ from the coding sequence GTGATCAGGAAAACGGTCTGGCTTGCCTGCGGGGTCTTGCGCGACGAGCTTTCCCGACTGCACCGGGACGAGATGATCGGGGGGGAGCTCTTCTTCCTCGACTCCATGCTGCACATGGCCCCTCCCCTCCTGGAACGCACGCTGCGCGAACAACTGCGGCAGCGCTGCGGGGCGTGCGACCGGCTCGTGCTGGTGTACGGCGACTGCTGCGCGGGGATGCTCGACCTTGCCCGGGAGTTCCGGGCGGCCCGGACGGACTCGATCAACTGCGCCCAGCTGCTGGTCGGCAGGAAGCGCTACCGCGAGTTGATGCGCGAGGAGGCCTTCCTGGTGTTGCCGGAATGGGCGGAACGCTGGAGAGAGGTCATGGAAGAGGCACTGGGGCCTGACGCTGCTGCGGCGCGTGAGTTGCTCAAAGAGCACCGCTCCGTGCTGGTTTACCTCGACACGGGGATGGTACCGGTTCCCGTCCGGCAGATGGAGGCCTTCTCCGCCTACAGCGGTCTTCCCTGGCGCTCCGAGAGGGTGGAGCTCGACACGCTGCTCACCGGACTGATGGACGCGGAGGCCCGGGCCATGACGATCATGGAGGGGGAAAAGCAGTGA
- a CDS encoding YceI family protein, producing MKRTIATIAAVAALALPVLASASTWNIDPDHSYVGFKVRHLMVSNVKGNFEKHKGTVEINDKDITKSKVSVTIDTASVNTNVAKRDEHLRSADFFDVAKYPTMTFTSKKVAKAGKDKLKVTGDLTLHGVTKEVVLNVEGPAKESKDPWGNLRSGVTASTKINRKDFGLVYNAMLETGGVAVGEDVDINLEIEMIKAK from the coding sequence ATGAAAAGGACCATCGCAACCATAGCCGCAGTAGCCGCCCTGGCACTTCCCGTACTCGCCTCCGCCTCCACCTGGAACATCGACCCCGACCACTCCTACGTCGGCTTTAAGGTACGTCACCTCATGGTTTCCAATGTGAAAGGGAACTTCGAGAAGCACAAGGGGACCGTCGAGATCAACGACAAGGACATCACCAAGTCCAAGGTCTCCGTCACCATCGACACCGCTTCGGTCAACACCAACGTGGCCAAGCGTGACGAGCACTTAAGAAGTGCCGACTTCTTCGACGTCGCCAAGTACCCGACCATGACCTTCACCTCCAAGAAGGTGGCCAAGGCCGGCAAGGACAAGCTCAAAGTAACCGGCGACCTGACCCTGCACGGCGTCACCAAGGAAGTGGTGCTCAACGTGGAAGGACCGGCCAAAGAGAGTAAGGACCCGTGGGGCAACCTGAGAAGCGGCGTTACCGCCAGCACCAAGATCAACCGCAAGGACTTCGGCCTGGTCTATAACGCTATGCTGGAAACCGGCGGCGTCGCGGTAGGCGAAGACGTCGACATCAACCTCGAAATCGAGATGATCAAGGCCAAGTAA